Proteins co-encoded in one Yamadazyma tenuis chromosome 1, complete sequence genomic window:
- a CDS encoding phospholipid-translocating P-type ATPase (EggNog:ENOG503P0K9; COG:P) produces MSSDEIHQSSSVYSSDRPEVNDEEKLPAVGDEKIGSDKQSASSDSETVEKQGPSSVQRIVTTNPPNFKSKVQRYFYRKGLSAMPQYMKEIYFKTPRYVFVNQELPSEMKDAFGKPVLTYARNKIRTTKYTVLSFLPKNLLFQFRNAANSYFLLLVILGIFQIFGVPNPGLAAVPLIVIVCITAIRDAFEDYRRGSSDYDLNNSPIHLLHGVHNTNVLKDDISGWRKFKKANTKVVRSIMKVLKKGAIMTFTNKKTKQEFIRKEQQIYNTDLRRVSTIISDTSIAENGYRASFQSAGRRSHQFSVKPKEIAHSLINPTLIQENYGKDGDFKFKNRCWKDVSVGDFIRVRANEEVPADMVLVSTSDIEGNCFIETKNLDGETNLKVKKCVEAGGANHLKHSNDLANTKFWLECDPPNANLYGFKGTIHYEDYDKEGNLIHPDEKEPVNNDNVMLRGSTLRNTKWVIGLVVYTGEESKIMLNSGITPTKASRISRELNLSVFINFALVFIMCFVSAIVNGIFYNKSDTSRVFYEFQAYGSTAAINGVICFFVVLIVYQSLVPISLYISVEIVKTCQAFFIFSDIKMYYDKLDYPCIPKSWNISDDLGQIEYVFSDKTGTLTQNVMEFKKSTINGVSYGLAYSEAKQGLDRRNGVDIIQQSEMWKNKIAADKAVMVDDLEKFSENDQFREESLTFISSQYVKDTLVPETLDKTQKAANETFMLALALCHTVMTEVNAFDESLRDYKAESPDEAALVAVARDVGITFKERQRNLLTVEVYGEEQKYELLETIQFTSARKRMSCFVRTPEGKILLLCKGADNVIFQRLSKSGNSSNVISKTALHLEEYAKEGLRTLCIAQKEVDSYSFNQWLKRYKEAKASIEDDRDDILEELSEEIENNLVLLGGTAIEDRLQQGVPDSISLLSEAGIKLWVLTGDRIETAINIGFSCNLLTTSMKLLVVKPDDDDSTNADPVDELVSKYLQQDLGITDLSNAGVDQLIKTAINDHSTPTNDLALIIDGAALALVFGNEIDGLTEKQLYLKKKFLYLGKQCKSVICCRVSPAQKAQVVKMVKNDLQVMTLAIGDGANDVAMIQTADVGVGIAGEEGRQAVMSADYAIGQFRFLTRLLLVHGRWSYKRLAEMIPCFFYKNVVFTFTCFWYGVYNNFDGSYYYEYTFLMFYNLAFTSLPIIFLAVFDQDVSDTVSLLVPPLYRSGILRKDWTQTKFTWYMFDGLYQSVIAFFFVILTFRLSFQNPQGLAVDHRFWQGVICCAICVTSCDIYVLLKQYRWDYISLIIYSLSILVVFFWVGVWSATTNSQEFYGAGAQTLGTLSLWCVYFVSVLICLLPRFTYDLLMTNFRPKDIDIIREKVRQGAYDDYPQGYDPTNMEDVERHRLLKELYKIDPDALAKFEQELQSVHSSASSEPKNDHNPFAKTFKSIRRKTTINRSRGNTLAKEMNSSFHKPIDLDKLRKQMINNGELGGGGLTRISTTHELPGLTQAETLISYHTRTSINFDH; encoded by the coding sequence ATGTCTTCGGACGAGATTCACCAGTCTTCCTCCGTCTACTCTTCAGATAGACCTGAGGTTAATGACGAGGAGAAACTACCGGCTGTGGGTGATGAAAAGATCGGTTCCGACAAACAGAGCGCCAGCTCAGATAGTGAAACGGTTGAAAAGCAAGGGCCTTCCAGTGTTCAACGGATAGTGACTACCAACCCTCCAAATTTCAAGCTGAAAGTACAACGATATTTCTACAGAAAAGGATTGAGTGCTATGCCTCAGTACATGAAGGAGATATACTTCAAGACCCCTAGATATGTGTTTGTCAACCAGGAACTTCCTAGTGAAATGAAAGATGCTTTTGGCAAACCTGTGTTAACCTACGCCAGAAATAAGATTAGAACTACCAAATACACCGTATTGAGTTTCTTacccaagaacttgttgttcCAATTTCGAAATGCCGCCAACTCATATTTCTTgcttttggtgattttgggtATTTTCCAGATCTTTGGTGTGCCGAACCCCGGGTTGGCGGCTGTGCCATTAATTGTCATTGTGTGTATCACTGCCATAAGAGATGCCTTTGAGGATTATAGAAGAGGTTCCAGTGATtatgacttgaacaactccCCCATACACTTGCTCCATGGAGTTCACAATACCAATGTATTGAAGGATGATATCAGTGGATGGagaaagttcaagaaagcCAATACCAAGGTGGTTAGATCAATTATGAAGGTGCTCAAAAAGGGTGCCATCATGACATTCACCAATAAGAAAACCAAACAAGAGTTTATACGTAAGGAACAGCAGATCTATAACACCGACTTAAGAAGAGTATCAACAATCATTTCTGATACTTCCATTGCTGAGAATGGATACCGGGCTTCGTTCCAGAGTGCTGGTAGAAGGTCTCACCAGTTTTCGGTAAAGCCTAAAGAAATTGCTCATTCTCTTATTAATCCGACATTAATCCAGGAAAACTATGGTAAGgatggtgatttcaagttTAAAAACAGATGCTGGAAAGATGTGAGTGTGGGAGATTTTATCAGAGTAAGAGCTAATGAAGAAGTTCCTGCTGACATGGTTCTTGTATCCACTTCAGATATCGAAGGTAACTGTTTTATTGAgaccaagaacttggatgGGGAaacaaacttgaaggtcAAAAAGTGCGTGGAAGCTGGTGGAGCCAACCATTTGAAGCATTCTAATGACTTGGCCAATACTAAGTTCTGGCTTGAATGTGATCCTCCAAATGCAAACTTGTACGGTTTCAAAGGTACCATTCATTACGAAGACTATGATAAGGAGGGTAACTTGATTCATCCCGATGAGAAAGAACCCGTTAACAATGACAATGTGATGTTGAGAGGTTCAACTCTTAGAAACACCAAATGGGTTATTGGGTTGGTGGTCTACACTGGTGAAGAATCTAAGATCATGCTTAACTCTGGTATAACCCCAACCAAAGCCTCTAGAATCTCTAGAGAGTTGAACTTATCggttttcatcaattttgCTCTTGTGTTCATCATGTGTTTTGTCTCTGCCATTGTAAATGGTATTTTCTACAACAAAAGTGATACCTCAAGAGTGTTTTATGAGTTCCAAGCCTATGGATCCACGGCCGCCATTAATGGTGTCATCTGTTTCTTTGTGGTGTTGATCGTTTATCAGTCCTTAGTGCCTATTTCGTTGTACATTTCGGTAGAGATTGTAAAGACATGTCAAGCTTTCTTTATTTTTTCCGATATTAAAATGTACTATGACAAATTGGATTACCCATGTATTCCCAAATCTTGGAACATTTCAGACGATTTAGGACAAATTGAGTATGTTTTCAGTGATAAAACTGGAACCTTGACTCAAAATGTCATGGAATTTAAGAAATCAACCATCAATGGTGTGTCTTATGGGCTTGCATACTCTGAAGCTAAACAAGGTTTGGATAGACgaaatggtgttgatattatccaacaactgGAAATGTGGAAGAATAAAATCGCAGCTGATAAGGCTGTAATGGTAGACGACCTTGAGAAGTTCTCTGAAAACGATCAGTTCAGAGAGGAAAGCTTAACCTTTATCTCCAGTCAGTACGTCAAGGACACGCTTGTTCCTGAAACTCTTGATAAAACTCAAAAGGCTGCTAACGAGACTTTCATGTTGGCATTGGCGTTATGTCACACTGTTATGACTGAAGTCAATGCATTTGACGAAAGTCTTCGTGATTACAAGGCTGAATCTCCGGATGAAGCTGCTTTGGTGGCTGTCGCTAGAGATGTTGGTATAactttcaaagaaagacAAAGAAATCTTTTGACAGTTGAAGTCTATGGCGAAGAACAAAAGTATGAATTGTTAGAAACTATTCAATTTACTTCAGCTAGAAAGAGAATGTCATGCTTTGTTAGAACACCTGAAGGGAAGATTTTATTGCTTTGTAAAGGTGCTGATAATGTCATTTTTCAACGATTGAGCAAATCTGGTAACTCATCCAATgtgatttcaaaaactgCTTTGCATTTAGAAGAATATGCCAAAGAAGGTTTGAGAACCTTGTGTATTGCCCAGAAAGAGGTGGATTCCTACTCTTTCAATCAATGGTTAAAACGTTACAAGGAAGCCAAGGCCTCAATTGAAGACGATCGCGATGATATCcttgaagagttgagtgaagaaattgaaaataACTTGGTATTATTAGGCGGAACCGCCATTGAAGATAGATTACAACAAGGTGTCCCTGATTCCATTTCATTGTTATCAGAGGCTGGTATCAAGTTGTGGGTGTTAACTGGTGATCGTATCGAGACTGCCATCAACATTGGTTTCAGTTGTAACTTATTGACCACCAGCATGAAGTTATTGGTTGTAAAGCctgatgacgatgattCTACCAATGCAGATCCAGTTGATGAATTAGTTTCCAAGTATttacaacaagatcttggaattACTGATTTATCCAATGCGGGTGTTGATCAGTTGATCAAGACGGCCATTAATGACCACTCGACTCCTACGAATGATTTGGCTTTGATCATTGACGGGGCTGCATTGGCTCTTGTATTTGGAAATGAAATTGACGGGTTGACAGAAAAGCAGCtttacttgaagaagaagttcttATACTTGGGTAAACAATGTAAATCTGTCATCTGTTGCAGAGTTTCCCCAGCACAGAAGGCACAGGTCGTTAAAATGGTAAAGAATGATTTACAAGTTATGACTTTGGctattggtgatggtgcTAATGATGTAGCCATGATTCAAACTGCCGATGTTGGAGTGGGTATTGCCGGAGAAGAGGGTCGACAGGCAGTTATGTCAGCTGACTATGCCATTGGCCAGTTCAGATTCTTGACCAGGTTATTGTTGGTTCACGGCAGGTGGTCTTACAAGAGATTGGCTGAGATGATTCCTTGTTTTTTCTATAAGAACGTGGTTTTTACCTTTACATGTTTCTGGTACGGTGTCTACAATAACTTCGATGGTTCCTACTACTATGAGTATACATTTTTGATGTTTTACAATTTGGCTTTTACTTCATTGCCAATTATATTTTTGGCTGTGTTCGACCAAGATGTTTCAGACACTGTTTCCTTACTTGTTCCTCCATTGTACAGATCAGGTATTTTGAGAAAAGATTGGACTCAAACCAAGTTCACGTGGTATATGTTTGACGGATTATACCAATCTGTGATTGCATTTTTCTTTGTGATTTTGACTTTCAGATTGTCCTTCCAAAACCCGCAAGGTTTGGCCGTTGATCACCGATTCTGGCAAGGTGTTATATGTTGTGCTATCTGTGTGACTTCCTGTGACATCTATGTGTTATTAAAGCAATATAGATGGGATTACATAAGTTTGATTATCTATTCGCTTTCtatcttggtggtgttcttcTGGGTCGGTGTCTGGAGTGCAACTACCAATTCCCAAGAATTCTATGGAGCTGGTGCCCAAACTTTGGGTACGTTGTCATTGTGGTGTGTTTACTTTGTTAGTGTGCTCATCTGCTTGTTACCTAGATTTACCTatgacttgttgatgaccaACTTTAGACCTAAGGATATTGATATTATCAGAGAAAAGGTTAGACAAGGTGCATACGATGATTATCCACAAGGATATGATCCTACTAATATGGAAGATGTGGAAAGACACaggttgttgaaggaattATACAAAATCGATCCCGATGCTTTGGCGAAGTTTGAACAAGAATTGCAAAGTGTGCACTCAAGTGCAAGCTCTGAACCAAAGAATGATCATAATCCGTTTGCTAAGActttcaagtccatcagaagaaaaacaacaaTCAATAGATCCAGGGGCAATACTCTTGCTAAGGAAATGAACAGCAGTTTCCATAAGCCTATCGATCTTGATAAGCTCAGAAAGCAGATGATCAATAACGGAGAATTAGGTGGAGGCGGATTGACTAGAATCAGCACCACACACGAGCTTCCTGGTTTAACCCAGGCAGAAACGCTCATAAGCTACCATACAAGGACAAGTATCAACTTTGATCATTAG
- the EGD2 gene encoding GAL4 enhancer protein (COG:U; EggNog:ENOG503NYAS) has product MSIEEIPQGADIQVISKNEKKARDAIKKFNLKQIKGISRVTFKQRGNLIYAIDTPEVYKSVSGTYIVFGEAKVDDINQRFADQAAAGEDDHEGHDHSHEGHDHSHEDKSPESITADLEKASLGGATVEEEDDDEEVDDTGLDPKDIEIIIEQTKVSRAKAVKALRKHDGDMVNAIMEFA; this is encoded by the coding sequence aTGTCTATCGAAGAAATCCCACAAGGCGCCGACATCCAAGTCATCTCTAAGAACGAAAAGAAGGCTAGAgatgccatcaagaaattcaacttgaagcaaATCAAAGGTATTTCTAGAGTCACCTTCAAGCAAAGAGGTAACCTCATTTATGCCATTGACACCCCAGAAGTCTACAAGTCTGTTTCTGGAACTTATATTGTCTTTGGTGAAGCCAAGGTTGATGACATCAACCAAAGGTTCGCCGACCAAGCCGCTGCTGGTGAAGATGACCACGAAGGTCACGACCACTCTCACGAAGGCCATGATCACTCTCACGAAGACAAGTCTCCAGAATCCATTACTGctgacttggaaaaggcCAGCTTAGGAGGAGCTAccgttgaagaagaagatgatgacgaagaagtCGATGACACTGGTTTGGATCCTAAAGatattgaaatcatcattgaaCAAACCAAGGTTTCTAGAGCTAAGGCTGTCAAGGCTTTGAGAAAGCACGACGGTGACATGGTGAACGCTATTATGGAATTCGCTTAG
- a CDS encoding uncharacterized protein (EggNog:ENOG503Q2ZV; COG:S), which produces MGVFKLFSSGKLDIEGFEKELSDINVAINKNHQEMLKLNDLKKRIVYSIAYYFSIFYVLVMSVLIVKMPANSGHVNYLKWFLTNQSRSQLLVIGGIPGVGFLLAYILRKLITLMISSRSNKARKLKRKQKAKIDELKKLTNYNTTNQLLTKYDSPKKNSTPEVKSAVPANTAAKAATGKLPPTKHQESGNTNPTFQQAPPGPSKRTIQDRILDILVGSEDESIENRYALICKKCFNHCGLAPPSTKDPATVTFVCPYCKFLNGDGTENPVSTNPGPESKPLATPVSPQASIPQTEPKESISPVKEDQQADISPVKKDQEPEISPVNEGPEAESSQPHT; this is translated from the coding sequence ATGGGTGTGTTCAAGCTCTTTTCAAGCGGTAAGCTTGACATTGAAGGATTTGAGAAGGAGTTGAGTGACATCAACGTcgccatcaacaagaaccaCCAGGAGATgctcaagttgaatgatttgaaaaaacGCATCGTCTACAGCATTGCCTACTACTTCTCGATCTTTTatgtgttggtgatgagtGTTTTAATAGTCAAAATGCCAGCCAATTCGGGGCATGTCAACTATCTCAAGTGGTTTCTAACCAATCAACTGAGATCCCAGCTCTTGGTGATTGGCGGTATACCCGGTGTGGGATTTTTACTTGCATACATATTGAGGAAGCTTATCACGTTAATGATCAGTTCCAGAAGCAATAAGGCCCggaagttgaaaagaaagCAGAAGGCCAAGATTGACGAATTaaagaagttgaccaattacaacaccaccaaccagTTGTTGACAAAGTACGACTcacccaagaagaatagTACCCCTGAAGTAAAGAGTGCTGTTCCAGCTAACACTGCTGCTAAAGCTGCTACCGGTAAACTTCCACCTACGAAACATCAGGAACTGGGAAACACGAATCCCACATTTCAGCAGGCGCCACCCGGACCCAGTAAGCGGACTATTCAAGACCGGATTCTTGATATTCTCGTTGGATCTGAGGACGAATCTATCGAGAATCGTTATGCGTTAATCTGCAAAAAATGCTTCAACCACTGCGGGTTGGCTCCTCCCAGCACCAAGGACCCGGCCACCGTCACATTCGTATGTCCCTATTGcaagtttttgaatggAGATGGTACGGAGAACCCGGTTTCTACAAATCCAGGACCAGAATCAAAACCATTGGCAACGCCAGTATCGCCACAAGCATCTATCCCTCAAACAGAGCCAAAGGAATCCATATCCCCCGTTAAGGAGGATCAACAAGCTGACATTTCTCCCGTGAAGAAGGATCAAGAACCTGAAATTTCCCCCGTCAATGAAGGCCCCGAGGCAGAATCGTCCCAGCCCCACACCTAA
- the GLY1_1 gene encoding Threonine aldolase (COG:E; EggNog:ENOG503NWDM), with protein sequence MTQPSEVSVFNQQSPAHNEFRSDTFTTPTVSMANAILHTSLGDAVYNEDDSTIKLENKVAKIAGKEAGLYCVSGTLSNQIAIRTNLLQPPYSVICDARSHIYVHEAGGIATLSQLMATTIEPKNGRYLTLEVDILPKFVPDDGEIHGAPTKLISLENTLHGMIFPLDEIKKISAFCKANDVRLHLDGARLWNASVETGIPIDEYCKYFDSVSLCLSKTLGAPIGSILVSDRKFINKANHFKKQNGGGIRQSGLLAEMAIVAIDENWGKLKKTHERAQELGKLCDDHGIALSHPVDSNFVFLDLVKNKMDVNYLAEQSKKHGIKLSGNRIAFHYQVSEESFEAVKKVVLESFNYSKTHPCETSKSVHFYSVNDKVEEK encoded by the coding sequence ATGACTCAACCATCTGAAGTTTCTGTGTTTAACCAGCAAAGTCCAGCTCACAATGAGTTCCGTAGTGATACCTTCACCACCCCCACGGTGTCAATGGCCAATGCCATTTTGCATACTTCTTTAGGTGATGCCGTCTACAACGAGGACGATTCAACCATCAAATTAGAGAACAAAGTTGCTAAAATTGCCGGCAAAGAAGCTGGTTTGTATTGTGTTAGTGGAACATTATCCAATCAGATTGCCATTCGTACAAACCTACTCCAACCACCATACAGCGTGATCTGTGATGCCAGAAGCCATATTTATGTCCATGAGGCTGGTGGAATAGCCACTTTGAGTCAGTTGATGGCAACTACAATTGAGCCCAAAAACGGTCGTTATTTGACTTTGGAGGTCGATATTTTGCCTAAGTTTGTCCCtgatgatggtgaaatCCACGGTGCtcccaccaagttgatttctttggaaaacacTTTACACGGGATGATTTTCCcacttgatgaaatcaagaaaatcaGTGCCTTTTGCAAGGCGAACGACGTTAGATTGCACTTAGATGGAGCTCGTTTATGGAACGCTTCTGTCGAAACTGGTATTCCTATTGACGAGTACTGTAAATATTTTGATTCAGTTTCGTTGTGCTTATCCAAGACTCTTGGAGCTCCAATTGGCTCAATTTTGGTTTCAGACCGcaagttcatcaataagGCTAATCACTTCAAAAAGCAGAACGGAGGGGGGATTCGTCAAAGTGGACTTTTGGCTGAAATGGCTATCGTTGCAATTGATGAGAATTGGgggaagttgaagaaaacccaTGAGAGAGCTCAGGAATTAGGAAAGTTATGTGACGATCATGGTATTGCTTTGTCTCACCCCGTGGACAGCAACTTTGTGTTTCTcgacttggtgaagaataAGATGGATGTCAACTATTTGGCTGAGCAGCTGAAAAAACACGGAATTAAGTTGCTGGGCAACCGTATTGCATTCCACTACCAGGTTTCTGAAGAGAGCTTTGAAGCCGTGAAAAAGGTGGTTTTGGAGAGTTTTAACTATTCCAAGACTCACCCATGTGAAACTCTGAAGAGCGTTCACTTTTATCTGGTCAACGATaaggtggaagaaaagtGA
- a CDS encoding uncharacterized protein (EggNog:ENOG503PMU0), translating to MDPDQDHILTKPGCITYTHPLLKRTATNSHASTENVLHNSHTSTNGRKDDNMEIDEFLPALKHNLLDCFDPNNKLRVNNQVSTSFSMFDRLPTHLIEEIFQYVNQFDLLNLSLVCSQFYGPAIGRLYKRITVVLNGEFPVRYKNKSNLFIQENGIKYMDSALIFKPQNLMLLLDTLKRNKTLVSKVNFFVFDKCNSLKVDNIPVGFVQNQIMDFFGANSSDIHFLHITFIEFFHCIDKLTEFLRNNNVRNKVFKLFVTKLNELYIPCVPQNLTNLFLMLDESELADIDEIDLSSAPYNLFYSLFTLACSTNNQLGLEVLSKIKLLDPELKLNLKGLTLFHCHKESIMGDEEGNNSDPVSFNSNILSRPELMNFFDGIDKRLRFDILDSKINVASLTTLHLKIDCNEHRYNSCNCFSQFFMDFTKYSEEHDGLPNLTNFEVELFPNLEWLRPHQILENNLTPLSTFVTSLSSLSRLTIDLSTPGFKMFDNSMGMTSFILNRLNERLMEAFFLRFFTTGSTRTRLNLKTLHLPDFLTSFIYYKPDFYKSLLHTCKCWGCQLLLNKLKDLFHPLIEDDDDDDDDEEDDEARSEEMDIQSTYYILIGFILGKLQADREVCVPIKQNAFNYRNYPIYKGAPHTLHSHFHTSNSGSKCKCGISNGVADINEDPNGLEALSIDNLVTTYVVHQLKPIVEFLPSFFVQLDSLMIHGIYYEKQGSGMVPIFDEQEYPCEFLAEKDLEIRSGSHPDLPFGKFRK from the coding sequence ATGGACCCTGACCAGGACCATATACTTACCAAGCCTGGTTGTATCACGTATACCCAtccattgttgaaaagaacAGCGACAAATAGCCATGCGTCCACCGAAAATGTCCTTCATAATTCTCATACCTCCACAAATGGCCGTAAAGATGATAATATGGAAATAGATGAGTTTCTTCCGGCGTTGAAACACAACTTATTGGACTGTTTTGATCCCAATAACAAACTCCGTGTTAACAACCAAGTTTCAACGTCTTTCAGTATGTTTGATCGGTTGCCCACTCATCTTATCGAAGAGATCTTCCAATACGTGAACCAATTTGATCTACTCAACTTGCTGTTGGTATGTAGCCAGTTCTATGGCCCAGCAATAGGTAGGCTTTACAAAAGAATAACGGTGGTTTTAAATGGAGAGTTTCCGGTCCGGTATAAAAATAAGAGCAACTTAttcattcaagaaaatggtaTCAAGTATATGGATTCGGCCCTCATTTTCAAACCCCAAAACTTGATGTTGCTACTCGATACCCTCAAGAGAAACAAGACGTTGGTGTCCAAGGTGAATttctttgtgtttgacAAATGCAACTCCTTGAAAGTGGATAATATTCCTGTGGGGTTTGTacaaaatcaaatcatGGACTTCTTTGGAGCCAACTCATCTGATATCCATTTCTTGCACATTACCTTCATCGAATTCTTTCATTGTATCGACAAGTTAACAGAGTTTCTCCGAAATAATAACGTTCGGAATAAGGTGTTTAAGCTTTTTGTCACCAAACTAAACGAACTTTACATTCCTTGTGTGCCCCAAAACCTAACGAACCTTTTTTTGATGCTTGATGAATCGGAATTGGCAGACATAGACGAGATAGACTTGTCAAGTGCTCCCTACAACCTTTTTTATTCTCTTTTCACCCTTGCTTGCAGCACCAATAACCAGTTGGGGCTCGAAGTGCTATCTAAAATCAAGCTCTTGGACCCAGaactcaaactcaaccTTAAAGGCCTCACACTTTTCCACTGCCACAAAGAATCGATCATgggagatgaagaaggaaataATTCCGATCCCGTAAGCTTTAACTCAAATATCCTCCTGCGCCCTGAGTTAATGAACTTTTTCGACGGCATAGACAAGCGACTTCGGTTTGATATCCTCGACAGCAAGATAAATGTCGCCTCGTTGACAACCCTACATCTAAAGATCGATTGTAATGAACACCGTTATAATAGTTGCAACTGCTTTTCTCAGTTCTTTATGGACTTCACCAAATACTCAGAGGAGCACGATGGTCTTCCcaatttgaccaacttTGAAGTGGAACTTTTCCCCAACCTCGAGTGGCTCCGCCCACATcagattcttgaaaataATCTTACTCCTTTGAGTACGTTTGTCACGTCACTTTCGAGTCTTTCTCGTCTTACAATTGATCTTTCAACTCCAGGATTTAAGATGTTCGATAACTCTATGGGGATGACGTCTTTCATTCTCAATCGACTCAATGAGAGGCTTATGGAAGCGTTCTTCCTTAGGTTTTTCACCACCGGTCTGACTAGAACCCGGTTAAACCTCAAGACCCTCCATCTTCCAGACTTTCTTACGTCCTTCATATACTACAAACCCGACTTTTACAAGTCCCTCTTGCACACCTGCAAATGTTGGGGTTGTCAACTTTTGTTGAATAAGCTCAAGGATCTTTTCCACCCGCtaattgaagatgatgatgatgacgatgacgacgaggaagatgatgaagctCGATCAGAGGAAATGGATATTCAATCCACCTACTACATTCTCATTGGTTTCATTTTGGGTAAGCTTCAGGCCGACAGAGAAGTATGTGTACCTATCAAGCAAAACGCCTTCAACTACCGCAACTATCCTATCTACAAAGGAGCTCCTCATACGCTCCATAGCCATTTTCACACCTCTAATCTGGGGAGCAAGTGCAAATGTGGGATTAGCAACGGCGTAGCTGACATAAACGAAGACCCAAATGGCTTGGAAGCACTCAGCATAGATAATTTGGTGACCACATACGTGGTACATCAACTCAAGCCCATTGTGGAGTTTCTTCCGCTGTttttcgttcaacttgatagCCTTATGATCCACGGCATCTACTACGAGAAGCAAGGCAGCGGAATGGTGCCGATTTTCGATGAGCAGGAATATCCCTGCGAGTTTCTAGCTGAGAAAGACCTCGAAATCAGGCTGGGTTCTCATCCAGATTTACCGTTTGGGAAATTTCGTAAGTAA